The following are encoded in a window of Rosa chinensis cultivar Old Blush chromosome 4, RchiOBHm-V2, whole genome shotgun sequence genomic DNA:
- the LOC112197318 gene encoding UPF0481 protein At3g47200, which produces MFGQRRRTQGNNQATPNDIENQNSSLEDSRGQELYQVSRVSPLRCIYRAPQRLRHAREEAYTPKLVSIGPLHHGKEDLLPMEEHKKRYLQDFLGRSRLSLNNYILKIKAQEERLRSCYMETIKFGSDDLARIILVDAAFIIEVLLRCYHKDLIDENDCVFGKPILICDIWPDLLLLENQLPFFILEELSLYLELIENCKRTSMVFLSHNFFNDCFVMPIEGTKEENEEKIRSHQVEVKHLLDLLRTLLILPIVLKSQDGQHLGTFGTSSTVTELQQAGISFKVGAGRGLLAIQFTDGILEVPKLTLLYQTEVTIRNITAFEQCEFPSDVQYVCHYVAILDCLVNTAMDVELLVHYGIVENNIGDSKNVSRLINSLGSGLMVDADYFYYSTVCQNLNDHCSSRWNKTMANLRQNYFNTPWTTLSVVAAGILLVLTFIQTVSSVISIA; this is translated from the coding sequence ATGTttggacaaagaagaagaactcAAGGAAACAATCAAGCTACTCCGAATGACATAGAAAACCAGAACTCTTCATTAGAAGATTCCAGGGGACAGGAGCTATATCAGGTGTCTCGTGTGTCTCCTTTGCGTTGCATCTACAGAGCTCCTCAACGACTACGACATGCACGTGAAGAGGCTTACACACCCAAGTTAGTCTCTATTGGCCCACTCCATCACGGCAAAGAAGACTTATTGCCCATGGAAGAACACAAAAAGAGGTACCTCCAAGATTTTTTAGGTCGGAGCAGGTTAAGCTTGAACAATTATATACTAAAAATAAAGGCCCAAGAAGAAAGATTGCGCAGTTGTTACATGGAGACAATTAAGTTTGGAAGTGATGACCTGGCGAGAATCATTTTAGTGGATGCCGCATTCATCATTGAAGTCTTACTAAGGTGCTATCACAAGGATTTGATAGATGAAAATGACTGCGTATTTGGTAAACCAATCTTGATTTGTGATATATGGCCTGACCTTTTGTTGCTTGAAAATCAATTGCCATTCTTCATTCTCGAGGAGCTTAGCCTCTACTTGGAGCTCATTGAGAACTGTAAGAGGActtcaatggtttttctttctcACAACTTCTTTAATGACTGTTTCGTAATGCCTATAGAAGGAACGAAGGAAGAAAATGAGGAGAAAATACGTTCTCATCAAGTAGAAGTAAagcatcttcttgatcttttgaGAACGTTATTAATACTACCAATAGTGTTGAAATCACAAGATGGACAGCATCTAGGTACTTTTGGAACTTCATCTACCGTGACAGAGCTACAACAAGCAGGAATTAGTTTTAAAGTGGGAGCCGGCAGAGGCTTACTGGCCATACAATTCACTGATGGGATTTTGGAAGTTCCAAAATTAACCTTGTTGTATCAAACAGAGGTTACTATAAGAAATATCACTGCCTTTGAACAATGCGAATTTCCTTCGGACGTACAGTACGTGTGTCATTATGTTGCCATCCTCGATTGTTTAGTGAATACTGCAATGGATGTGGAGTTACTTGTTCACTATGGTATTGTTGAAAATAATATAGGTGACAGCAAAAACGTTTCTCGTTTGATTAACAGCCTTGGAAGTGGGCTTATGGTAGACGCTGATTACTTTTATTATTCTACCGTTTGTCAAAACCTGAACGACCACTGCAGCTCGAGGTGGAACAAAACGATGGCAAATTTGAGACAAAATTATTTCAACACACCTTGGACAACCCTATCTGTCGTTGCAGCTGGTATTCTCCTTGTACTCACTTTCATTCAAACGGTGTCATCTGTCATCTCTATTGCTTAA